In one window of Mytilus galloprovincialis chromosome 6, xbMytGall1.hap1.1, whole genome shotgun sequence DNA:
- the LOC143079678 gene encoding uncharacterized protein LOC143079678 isoform X1: MVVRIAKRNTTLAQYGSLFVRFMSTGRGDFHLDTLSQRRVPGFKLWWAKEVTPKLYVAGGLTDTQIKYAHDEGFKGVISLFHENSPGQFGGEKLASMSEAKYVAKIAGIQFDAILKENEDWACVKAVEKLTDAITKMEKPILLYSRKPQAVAFTSLLHTAYMSKLDSKYEPRVNSEKFYKMSALMGMDFTEDRFKSVVAEITGESIVSNPPKCDAYQNWLGYWLGHPVYKNWFTAGQIRRGHLKELEAAGFKSVINMRVGKTFNNNPSQETVNLINIPVNLNTYDENYIPVRQKPSELEKVVLDPALDRKHISPTSNVNYETENPEEYGDEIGYNEELESEHFKGSSLKYYHLPLDIYSTTFSTDVFKQYKDKLLKIGNDGPVLFHCTIGQRTAFMGVLAAAVQYNKDLQWALKRIHELGFTVNETTFSDVYKMYNDVLGQIKAPR, from the exons ATGGTCGTTCGGATAGCAAAGAGGAATACAACATTAGCTCAGTATGGAAGTTTATTTGTTCGTTTTATGTCAACAGGACGTGGCGACTTTCATCTTGATACTTTGTCCCAGAGAAGGGTACCGGGATTCAAATTATGGTGGGCAAAAGAGGTGACACCTAAGTTGTATGTTGCTGGAGGATTAACAGACACGCAAATTAAATATGCACATGATGAAGGATTTAAAGGAGTTATATCTCTGTTTCATGAAAATAGCCCTGGTCAGTTTGGAGGTGAAAAACTTGCTTCAATGTCAGAAGCCAAATATGTTGCAAAGATTGCTGGAATTCAGTTTGATGCCATTCTTAAAGAGAACGAGGACTGGGCTTGTGTTAAAGCAGTGGAGAAACTAACAGACGCTATTACTAAGATGGAGAAACCAATTTTGCTTTATTCCAGGAAACCACAAGCTGTAGCTTTTACATCCTTATTGCATACAGCTTACATGTCAAAACTGGACTCCAAATACGAACCAAGAGTGAATAGTgagaaattctataaaatgagTGCTTTAATGGGAATGGATTTTACAGAAGACAGATTTAAATCGGTTGTTGCAGAAATAACAGGTGAATCAATTGTAAGCAATCCTCCAAAATGTGATGCATATCAGAATTGGTTGGGATATTGGCTTGGTCATCCTGTCTATAAGAATTGGTTCACTGCCGGGCAGATACGAAGGGGCCATTTAAAGGAACTGGAAGCCGCTGGCTTCAAATCAGTTATCAACATGCGGGTTGGTAAAACCTTCAACAACAATCCTTCGCAAGAGACCGTAAATCTGATCAACATACCGGTAAATCTTAATACATATGACGAGAACTACATCCCAGTTAGACAAAAACCGTCGGAATTGGAGAAGGTGGTATTAGATCCAGCTTTGGACAGAAAACATATATCTCCTACATCAAATGTAAATTATGAAACCGAGAACCCCGAGGAGTATGGTGACGAAATTGGTTATAATGAAGAACTTGAAAGCGAGCATTTTAAGGGATCATCTTTGAAATATTATCATTTACCTTTAG ATATTTATAGTACCACCTTCAGTACAGATGTATTTAAACAGTACAAGGACAAGCTGTTAAAGATAGGAAACGACGGACCAGTTTTATTTCACTGTACTATTGGACAAAGAACTG CTTTTATGGGTGTCCTAGCAGCGGCAGTGCAGTACAATAAAGATTTACAATGGGCTTTGAAGCGCATACATGAGCTCGGATTTACTGTCAACGAAACAACTTTTAGTGACGTATACAAGATGTACAATGATGTGCTTGGTCAGATAAAGGCTCCACGATAA
- the LOC143079678 gene encoding uncharacterized protein LOC143079678 isoform X2 — MVVRIAKRNTTLAQYGSLFVRFMSTGRGDFHLDTLSQRRVPGFKLWWAKEVTPKLYVAGGLTDTQIKYAHDEGFKGVISLFHENSPGQFGGEKLASMSEAKYVAKIAGIQFDAILKENEDWACVKAVEKLTDAITKMEKPILLYSRKPQAVAFTSLLHTAYMSKLDSKYEPRVNSEKFYKMSALMGMDFTEDRFKSVVAEITGESIVSNPPKCDAYQNWLGYWLGHPVYKNWFTAGQIRRGHLKELEAAGFKSVINMRVGKTFNNNPSQETVNLINIPVNLNTYDENYIPVRQKPSELEKVVLDPALDRKHISPTSNVNYETENPEEYGDEIGYNEELESEHFKGSSLKYYHLPLDIYSTTFSTDVFKQYKDKLLKIGNDGPVLFHCTIGQRTGKFSFVSLYYWTKNCFYGCPSSGSAVQ; from the exons ATGGTCGTTCGGATAGCAAAGAGGAATACAACATTAGCTCAGTATGGAAGTTTATTTGTTCGTTTTATGTCAACAGGACGTGGCGACTTTCATCTTGATACTTTGTCCCAGAGAAGGGTACCGGGATTCAAATTATGGTGGGCAAAAGAGGTGACACCTAAGTTGTATGTTGCTGGAGGATTAACAGACACGCAAATTAAATATGCACATGATGAAGGATTTAAAGGAGTTATATCTCTGTTTCATGAAAATAGCCCTGGTCAGTTTGGAGGTGAAAAACTTGCTTCAATGTCAGAAGCCAAATATGTTGCAAAGATTGCTGGAATTCAGTTTGATGCCATTCTTAAAGAGAACGAGGACTGGGCTTGTGTTAAAGCAGTGGAGAAACTAACAGACGCTATTACTAAGATGGAGAAACCAATTTTGCTTTATTCCAGGAAACCACAAGCTGTAGCTTTTACATCCTTATTGCATACAGCTTACATGTCAAAACTGGACTCCAAATACGAACCAAGAGTGAATAGTgagaaattctataaaatgagTGCTTTAATGGGAATGGATTTTACAGAAGACAGATTTAAATCGGTTGTTGCAGAAATAACAGGTGAATCAATTGTAAGCAATCCTCCAAAATGTGATGCATATCAGAATTGGTTGGGATATTGGCTTGGTCATCCTGTCTATAAGAATTGGTTCACTGCCGGGCAGATACGAAGGGGCCATTTAAAGGAACTGGAAGCCGCTGGCTTCAAATCAGTTATCAACATGCGGGTTGGTAAAACCTTCAACAACAATCCTTCGCAAGAGACCGTAAATCTGATCAACATACCGGTAAATCTTAATACATATGACGAGAACTACATCCCAGTTAGACAAAAACCGTCGGAATTGGAGAAGGTGGTATTAGATCCAGCTTTGGACAGAAAACATATATCTCCTACATCAAATGTAAATTATGAAACCGAGAACCCCGAGGAGTATGGTGACGAAATTGGTTATAATGAAGAACTTGAAAGCGAGCATTTTAAGGGATCATCTTTGAAATATTATCATTTACCTTTAG ATATTTATAGTACCACCTTCAGTACAGATGTATTTAAACAGTACAAGGACAAGCTGTTAAAGATAGGAAACGACGGACCAGTTTTATTTCACTGTACTATTGGACAAAGAACTGGTAAATTTAGTTTTGTTTCATTGTACTATTGGACAAAGAACTG CTTTTATGGGTGTCCTAGCAGCGGCAGTGCAGTACAATAA